The window CATGGCCAGCTTAAATATCCCGAGGGCACCGCCTGCGCTGAGGTGCTGAAGGCCGGGGCGGCTGGCCAATCCGTGGTGACCCCCAATGCCACCCCTTCCCCTCGGAATGAGGCCTCCGCCACCCTTCAACCAACTCCAGTGCTATCGCGTCCCGGTGGCTTGGGCGCGGCCACCATCTTCACTGGGTTCGGAGTGGGACTGCTGTATAAAAGCCTCATGTCCGCGTTTAAATTGTGGAAGGACACCCCTGAAAAAATCTTCGGCGCGCCTCTCAAAGGCGGCTCAATCGCTGCGGAGATATCCCCCGAACTGCTGGGCGTGGGCTACATCATCGGCCCTCGCATCGGCTCGATCATGATGGCTGGCGGCGTGCTCAGCGCCCTGTTGCTGACTCCGCTGATTGTTTTCTTTGGCCAGGGACTGCCAGGCGCGCTACCACCGGGGCAAACCCCTATCGCCCTCATGAGCCCGGATGAAATCCGCGGCGCTTATATCCTCTATATCGGAGCAGGGGCAGTCGCCGCTGGGGGGATCATCAGCTTGCTGCGTTCGCTGCCCATTATCTGGCGCGGGATGCGGTCCGGGTTAGCTGATTTTAGAGGGGCTGCCTCTGCAACCACAGCGGTGCTGCGCACCGACCGGGACTTGTCCATGAAACTGGTCGGTATTGGCGTTGTCTCGCTCATTATCGCCATCCGCGCCGCGCCCTCCCTTCACATGAATTGGTTTGGGGCGCTCCTCATCGTCGTGTTCGGTTTTCTTTTTGTCACGGTTTCCTCGCGACTCACCGGTGAGATTGGCTCCTCTTCCAATCCCATTTCGGGGATGACGGTTGCGACGCTGCTGCTGACGTGCCTGTGCTTCTTAATCGCCGGCTGGACAGGCGGCGCCTATTACGTCACGGCCCTTTCGGTGGGCGGCATCGTCTGCGTGGCTGCCTCGAACGCGGGCGCAACCTCGCAGGACCTAAAAACAGGGTTCCTGGTGGGGGCCACCCCCAAGTATCAGCAGATTGCAATTATGATCGGGGCCGCCGCCAGCGCGCTGCTCCTGGGGCCGATTCTACTGTTGTTGAACAATACAGCTACTGTTTATGTTCCGGCGGCGCAAGTCGCGCCCGGTTTGCGCGCCCCGGCTGACGCGCAGTTGGCCGGCCCCGAACGATTGCGCGGACCGCAGGCCGGCGAGGATACGAGGCCCTACCGCGTTTGGCAGAAAACGGATAATGCCGGCGGACCGCCTGGCAGGTATCTGGTGAATGATTCCGGCGCTGCGGTCTGGCTGGTTGATCCCGGCATCAACGGGAGTTTCAAGAAACGGCCCGATGGCACCGAGGTGACGAAGTTCGATGCGCCCAAGGCAACGCTGATGAGTTACATCATCAAAGGGATGCTGGACCGGAAACTTCCCTGGGGCCTGGTGCTGTTTGGAATCATGAGCGCCGTCGTTCTGGAATTGTGCGGCGTCTCTTCGCTCGCCTTTGCCGTGGGCGTGTACCTGCCCATTTCCTCCTCTGCTCCCATTTTTGCAGGGGGATTGGTGCGCTGGCTGGTCGATAATCGGCGAAGACATGAATTGCGCGAGCACCATCTCGACGAGGCCCAACTAGCCGCCGAGAGCGATAAAAGCCCGGGCGTCTTGCTGGCCAGTGGTTACATCGCCGGCGGGGCCATCACAGGCATTATCATTGCCATCTTAGCCGGCGGATTTGAAAAAGTGGATACCGCCTTGACAAATTGGGCCGAAGCGCATAACCCGCTTTATAGCGGACCCAACTCCGACTGGCTGGCGCTGATACCGTTCATGCTCCTTGTGACACTTCTCTATTTAGTTGGCACAGGGGTTTTGCTGGCGGGAACACGTGGCAAACCGCTGGACGAAGTCTCGTAAAATGCCGCACACTCACTGAGGCAACAATGAATAAATACATTACAGAATTCATCGGCACCTTCTTTTTGGTTTTAACTGTCGGCTGCTGCGTCGTGATAGGCGGGGCAGGGGTAATCGCTCCGCTGGGCATCGGCTCGATCCTCATGGTGATGATTTACGCCGGGGGGCACATTTCTGGCGGCCATTACAACCCGGCCGTCACGTTGGGAGTCTGGTACCGCGGGCGATGTCCCACACGGGACGTTGTGCCCTACTGGCTCGCCCAGTTTTTGGCGGCTGTAATTGCCTCCTTGGCGCTCAATTATCTGCGCGGCGAGGCCGTGGCCAAACCGATGGTCCTCCGGGCCGGGCCGGCGCTTCTTGCGGAGTTTCTCTTCACGTTCGCGCTGGTGTATGTTGTTATCAACACCGCCACAGCCAAGGCAAACGCCGGCAATTCGTTTTATGGGCTTGCCATCGGGTTCACGGTGCTCTCGGGCGCGTTTGCGGTAGGCAGCATTTCGAGCGCCGCGTTCAATCCCGCAGTGGCCCTGGGGATTTCAATGATGGGCCTGTCGTCGTGGGCCAATCTTTGGATTTATCTCCTGGCGAATTTTAGTGGCGGATTGGTTGCGGGGATTGTGTTTAAGTTCCTGAATAAATCAGATAATTAGTAACCCGTCACGCCCGGAGAGGCGAGTTCCGCGAGCCTCCGCATTTCTGCGCAACAAGACCGAGCGCGGCCTGGTGGAACTTGGCCCTCCCATGTTGCTGCGTTGCGTCTGAGCCAAAGGGCTTGCAGCCCGGCCTTTCGAGCGGCGCGTACGTCCGTCTCCAGGCTGTCGCCAAATCTGGCTGCCGCTTCCAGGAAGATGCCCGGGGGCAGGCTTCCAATAACCCGTTTCGCAGGAGATAACAATCACCTCAGATTCCACTCATTGAGACCGCGCTCATTCTTTGGACCGACTGGCGAAAGGTGCAGCAGCTCCATTGCCTCTCCAATGAGATAAAGGGAACCCGCGATAGCGACGAACCGCGCCTGGGCAAGGTTTTCCAATGCGGCGCTCAGGGCCGGATATTCGCCCACTGGGGCCTGGGGGTTGGCTCGGAGGCACACCTCGAGCATGCCGTGGGGTTCGGCCGTGCGCTCGCTATGGACCGGCACAAGCAGAATCCGGCCAGCCAGAGGCGCGAGGATTTCGCATATCCCTGCCCAGTCTTTGTCCCGCAAGATGCCCAGGATGAGAGCCGGTTTGGCTCCTGGAAAGTATTCCCGCAACCCCGCAGCCAAGCTCTCAGCCCCGCCGATATTATGCGCCCCGTCCAGCAGAACCCTTTGACCAGAATCCCTCTCGACCAATTGCAGCCGTCCCGGCCAATGAATGCGCTCCAGGCCGGCGCGGCTCGTGGCTTCGGCAATGGGAATGACCGGCGCCAGCGCGCGGACGGTCGCCAGCGCGACGGCGGCATTCATCTTTTGGTGTTCTCCCAAAAGACTTAATCGCAAGGTATCCAGGGGGGGCTTGTGGGCCGCCGAAGCTTCAACAACGGTGAGCGGCGCCTGGTTGCTTCGAGCGGCTTCAGCAATGACTTCGAGCGCTTCCGGCGCGGCGGCTCCGGTGATAACCGGAACGCCGGGTTTGATGATGCCCGCCTTTTCTGCGCCAATACTCGACAAGGTTTCACCAAGCCACTTCTGGTGGTCGTATTGGATATTGGTGATCACGCTGGCCAGAGGCGTCACGATATTGGTCGCGTCGAGCCGCCCGCCCAGGCCGGTCTCCCAGATGACCAGGTCGCAATTTTCGGCGGCGAAATAGCGCAAGGCCATGATGGTGACCACCTCGAAAAATGTGGGATGGTCCTCGGCCGCGCCTGTTTTCCCCCATTCCGTTTCGAGCAACGCGCGCATTTCAGCCACCAACCTTATGATGGCCGCTTCGGGAATAGGCCGCCTGTCGAACTGGATGCGCTCGCCGAAGGCAACCAGGTGCGGGGAGGTAAAGAGTCCCACGCGCAGCCCTGCCTTGCGGTAGATGCTCTCGAGCATCGCGCAGGTTGACCCCTTGCCGTTGGTGCCGGCCACATGAATGAACCGGAGTCTTTGTTGCGGATTGCCCGAAAGGGCAGCCAGCCTGAAGCTATTGGCGAGGCCGAACTTGGCGCCAAACCAGCGGAGGCTATACAGGAACTGGATGGCGTCTGGATAGGTCAGAGCTTAAAAAAACGGTTTGTTCAGATCGACCAGCTAAAGCCATGCGCCGAAGCGTGCGCCGCCGCGATGAAGCCCTTGAACAATGGGTGCGGTTGATGCGGTTTGCTGTGAAACTCAGGATGGAATTGCGAGGCGATGAAGAACGGATGCTTGGCCAGCTCGATGACCTCAACCAGCTTGCCGTCCGGTGTGAACCCGCTGAGGACAAAATCGGCCTTCTGGAAACGCTCGCGGTAAGTATTGTTGAATTCATAGCGATGGCGATGGCGCTCGTTGACCACGAACGCGCCGTAAAGCCGGGCCGCTTTGGTCCCCACCACCAATTGGCAAGGCTGCGCTCCCAGCCGCATCGTCCCCCCTTTCTTCGTTACTCGGGTTTGGTCGTCCAGCATCGCAATGACCGGATGCGGCGTATTGGGATCGAACTCCGTTGAATGCGCCTTGGGCAATTTCAACACGTTCCGGGCAAATTCAATTGTGGCGATTTGCATTCCCAGGCAAAGGCCAAGGTAGGGGACGTTGTGTTCGCGTGCGTAACGCGCGGCGAGGATTTTGCCCTCGATGCCCCGCTCACCGAAGCCCCCTGGAACGAGGACGCCGCCCAGGCCCTTGAGGACCTTATCAGCCCCTTCGCGTTCGATGATTTCGGCATCTACCTTCTGGATTTCCACCCCGCAATCGTTGGCCACCCCGCCATGGATAATCGCTTCATAGACCGATTTATAGGCATCCTGCAGCTCGATGTATTTGCCTACCACCCCGATGCGCACCCGGTTCTGCGGAGCAATGATCTTGCGCAGAATCTCCTGCCAATGCGCCATGTTGGGGACCGGGGTGTCCAGGTGCAACTGGTGGCAGACCAGGTCATCGACCCGCTCACGCTGAAGCATCAGGGGCACTTCATAGATGCTGTGGTCCACGTCCTTTTCCTCGACCACCGCCTCGTAAGGCACGTTGCAGAATAGGGAAATCTTTTGGCGCAAATCTTTGTCCAACGGCCGCTCGCAGCGGCATACCAGGATATGGGGCGTAATGCCGATTTCGCGCAATTTGGCAACCGATTGCTGGGTCGGCTTGGTCTTTAGTTCCCCGGCGGCTTTGATGAAGGGAACGTAGGTGACGTGAACGAACATGGCATTGTGAGTGCCCACTTCCAAGGCGAATTCCCGGATGGCCTCCAGAAAAGGCAGGCCCTCGATGTCTCCGGTTGTGCCGCCAATCTCGGTAATGACAACATCGGCCTTGGTCTGTTCGGCCAAAAGTTGGATGCGGTTTTGGATTTCGTTGGTGACATGCGGAATCACCTGCACCGTTTTGCCCAGGTACTTCCCTTCACGCTCATTATTCAGTACCGTTTGGTACACCTGCCCGCTGGTGAGGTTGTTCAGACGGGTTAACTTGCAGTTGGTAAACCGCTCGTAATGGCCTAAGTCGAGGTCTGTCTCGGCCCCATCGTCCAGAACGTACACCTCGCCGTGCTGGTAAGGGTTCATGGTGCCCGGATCGACGTTCAGGTAGGGATCGAACTTTTGCAGGGTCACCTTCAGACCGCGGTTCTCGAGCAAGGTGCCCAGCGACGCCGCCGTCAGCCCCTTGCCCAGGGAACTCACCACCCCTCCGGTTACAAAGATATATTTCATAGGCTAAATCACACCCGCCAGGCGCGCCCTCAGCAATTGTTCGACACGTATGATATCGGCGGGGACATCCACCCCAACGCTGTCATACTCGACAGTGATCACGGCGATTGAAATGCCGTTCTCGAGTGCGCGCAATTGTTCGAGCTTCTCCGCCGTTTCGAGCGGCGAGACCGGCATGCGCACCAGGCGCAGCAAGGTTTCCCGCCGGTAACCATAAATCCCCAAGTGCTTCAAAAATGGAAACGCCGCCAACTGTTCGTCCACCGAACGACTGGCGGCCTCGCGCAGATACGGAACCGTACGCCGCGAAAAGTATAGGGCCTGGCCGGCGGCATTGACAACGACTTTTACGACGTTGGGATTGTCGTATTCTTGCGGGTTTCGCAGGGGTGTGGCGGCGGTGGACATCTGGGCGTTTGCCAGCGCGTGGGCCACGCCGTCTATCACGGCGGGGTCGAGCAACGGTTCATCTCCCTGGATGTTCACGACGGCGTCGCAAGAAAGCCCGGCGGCAACCTCCGCAACCCGGTCCGTCCCGCTCGGGTGGCTGGCTCCCGTCATGGCCACCCGGCAAAGCCTCTGCGCCATGGCGGCTATGCGCTGATCATCGGTGGCGACAATGACTTCGGCCAGGGTTTTGGCCTGCCGGCAGCGCTCGACCACATGTTCCAGCAAAGGCCTGCCGGCAATCAGCGCCAATGGTTTGCCTGGGAAACGGCTCGACCCATACCGGACCGGGATAATGCCAACCACATTCATGGGCCCGCATTGTCATCCGCGCGGGAGAGAATTGCACGGAGGAAAAGGGGCTTTAGAGCCTGTTTTAAAATTGCGTGGAGTCCTGCGGCGAGGGATTTTTGGCCGGGGCCGAGGCAGCGAGGCCCGAGCATCCCGAAGCGGGCTGTAAGGGCCGAGCCAACGAAGGCCCCGGCCAAAAGACCCGCCGCCCAGAGGGGTTTCGAGCACGAGCACGAGGCGAGGACGAAAACGAAGGGGCGCGCGCGCCTCAATTCAATTGCTTACGCGGCCTTGCCCTGCAACTTGTAGCTGAGGGTATTGTAATAGCGGCGTTTGAGGCCGCGCTTCTTCCTCTGGCGCTCGCGCGCTTTGACCAAATGCTTCACACACCGCGACCCTTCGGCCGCAGGTTGGCCGCATTCGGTGCAGCGCTTGTCGCGCTGCATGCGTAATTGATACTTGCGCTGCCGGGATATCGGCATGTCCGTAAACTCATCCACAATTCTGTGTCTCATGGCAATAAGGCACGATTAGCACAGGAGGCAAATAAAGTCAATCTATTTCATTTTCTTTTGGGAATTCTTTTCCGTAGGAATTCGTTTTGATCAGAGCCGCCTCACCTCACGGCCCATGACGCAGTCGCTGGGGGTGAGGAAGGCCGGGATGGTGGGAACGCTGATGAACGCTGATGGGAGCGGAGGGGTTCAAGGCAGAGACGGTAAGACGCAGAGGTGTGAGGGGGGGGTGCATTTGAGAGAGGTCGTCGGGGCCCGGCTCAAAAGACCTGAGGCACGCCTTCTTCGAGGATTTTGACTTTTTTCGTCAGTCCCTGCTCCTGGGCCAATTGCCACAGCCAGCGGGGCGGCTCGTCAATATCTTCGAAGCTGAGGCGGAAACTTCCGTAATGCATCGGAATGAGCCAGCGGGCTCGCAATTCGCGGAACACTTGGATGGCTTCATCGGGTCCCATGTGCAGATGGCGGAAGGAAGCGGGGTGATAAGCCCCAATCGGGAGCAAGGCGATCTCGGGTCGGGTATTTTTGCCGATGTCTTTAAAGCCATCGAAATAGGCGCTGTCGCCGGCGTGATAAATGCGCCGGCCCTGGTGTTCGAGCACAAAGCCGCCGTAGCCCCGGTAACAATCCCGCAGCACGCGCGCACCCCAATGTTTCGAGGGCGTCAGGGTCACCTTCAAATCCCGATGCGAGAAACTCTCCCACCAGTCCAGCTCGACCACCCGGCCAAAGCCCAGATTGTAGGCCAGGTCCCCGACGCCCCAGGGCATGATGCCGATTTTGGGGTGGGGCAACCGCCGCAGGGTGGGCTTGTGGAAATGATCGAAATGAGCGTGGGTAAGCAGGACCACATCGATGGGGGGCAGATGTTCGATGCGCAGCCCGGAACGTTTGATGCGCTTGAGCAGGAAGAGCCAATTGGCGAAATTGGGGTCGATGAGTATGTTCAAATCCGTGAACTGCACCAGGAATGACGCGTGGCCTATCCAGGTCAACGCCACCTGGCCCCGGCTGAGCTTGGGGAAGGCCGGACGCTTGTGCTGGCCGGTGCGCCGGGTGAGCAACGCCTTCCAGACCATTTCATGAAAAAAGGTGCGCGGATTGAAATGCTTGGCCGGCGTGAAATCTTTGAACGAGCGCGGCAAGGGTTGGCGCACAGTCGGCGGCCGGTATGGCGTCGGTTTGTTCATTACGAAATCAATGTACCCGCATTTCACGTCCAATAAAATCTAAACCTTTATGGAACAGCTTAATAAACAACTGGACACTTTCTTGCGCCGCCGCCCGACCCTGGGACAGAACGTGTTTATCGCAACCGGCGCGGTTGTCAGCGGCGATGTCACTCTTGGAGATGGTTCGAGCGTTTGGCACAATGCCGTCTTGCGCGGGGACATCAATCGCATCGTCATTGGCCATCATTCCAACATCCAGGATAATTGTGTGATGCACGTCGCCGACGACTACCCTTGCGTTGTGGGCGATTACGTCACGGTCGGCCACAGCGCTATCCTGCACGCGTGCGCGGTGGGCAACGAAGCGCTCATTGGGATGGGCTCGACCATCCTGGACGGCGCGGTTATCGGCGAGCAGTGCATCATCGGGGCGCGGGCGCTCGTTACGCAGGGCGCGCGCATTCCTGCCGGCTCGCTCGTGCTGGGCGTGCCAGGGCAGGTGGTACGGCCCTTGAGCGAGTCGGAGCGGGCGAGCCTGCGGGGAATGGCGGAGAAATATGTGCAGTCCGCAGCCTATTATATTGAACATGGGATCATGCGGAAAGGGGCGGGCTGATGGAACCGTGAGTCGCAGAGAGATGCGATGAGGAAAGGGTAACTGCGCAACGCTGGAGCTTATCGAGCTTTATCCATCCGCAGGCCAAGGCAAGCGCAGCAGGATGACAGTGCCGGCGCCGGGTTGGCTCTGGACACGGCATTCCCCGCCTATGTCGGCGAGGCGCTGGCGCATGTTGCGCAGGCCATCCGCCAGCGCATCGTCGGGCGCGCCTGCGAACCCGCGGCCATTATCCTCGATGCTCACTTCGAGCGCCTCGGCCCCGACTCGCGCGCGGAACCAGACCTCGTTGGCCTGAGCGTGTTTGACGATATTGTTAAGAGCCTCTTTGATCGCCAGAAAGAGGTTGTGGCGCAGGTCGGTGGACAACTGGCGCGCCGGGGTCTGCTCAGGCAGTTCCAACCGGCAGCGGATACCGGCCAGACGCAGGTAGTCCAACGCGAATTGGGCGGCATAATCTATCAAGTGCGCCAGCGTGTCATTGCGCGGGTTGACGGCCCAGACAATCTCATCCAACGACCGGATGGCCTGCCGGGCAGTCGCCGAGATTCGGCCAACTCGTTCGGCCGATTTGTCCGGCTCGGCGCGGTC is drawn from Verrucomicrobiia bacterium and contains these coding sequences:
- a CDS encoding oligopeptide transporter, OPT family encodes the protein MAVELQHSEDPPVPGSFIPPQARVRELSWRAAILGTLLGVVFGASSLYLVLKVGLTVSASIPVAVISLTLFRLWSKTGGSDATILENNIVQTAGSAGESIAFGLGVTMPAIMILGFDLEIGRVMLVGLLGSLLGILMMIPLRRALIVAQHGQLKYPEGTACAEVLKAGAAGQSVVTPNATPSPRNEASATLQPTPVLSRPGGLGAATIFTGFGVGLLYKSLMSAFKLWKDTPEKIFGAPLKGGSIAAEISPELLGVGYIIGPRIGSIMMAGGVLSALLLTPLIVFFGQGLPGALPPGQTPIALMSPDEIRGAYILYIGAGAVAAGGIISLLRSLPIIWRGMRSGLADFRGAASATTAVLRTDRDLSMKLVGIGVVSLIIAIRAAPSLHMNWFGALLIVVFGFLFVTVSSRLTGEIGSSSNPISGMTVATLLLTCLCFLIAGWTGGAYYVTALSVGGIVCVAASNAGATSQDLKTGFLVGATPKYQQIAIMIGAAASALLLGPILLLLNNTATVYVPAAQVAPGLRAPADAQLAGPERLRGPQAGEDTRPYRVWQKTDNAGGPPGRYLVNDSGAAVWLVDPGINGSFKKRPDGTEVTKFDAPKATLMSYIIKGMLDRKLPWGLVLFGIMSAVVLELCGVSSLAFAVGVYLPISSSAPIFAGGLVRWLVDNRRRHELREHHLDEAQLAAESDKSPGVLLASGYIAGGAITGIIIAILAGGFEKVDTALTNWAEAHNPLYSGPNSDWLALIPFMLLVTLLYLVGTGVLLAGTRGKPLDEVS
- a CDS encoding aquaporin codes for the protein MNKYITEFIGTFFLVLTVGCCVVIGGAGVIAPLGIGSILMVMIYAGGHISGGHYNPAVTLGVWYRGRCPTRDVVPYWLAQFLAAVIASLALNYLRGEAVAKPMVLRAGPALLAEFLFTFALVYVVINTATAKANAGNSFYGLAIGFTVLSGAFAVGSISSAAFNPAVALGISMMGLSSWANLWIYLLANFSGGLVAGIVFKFLNKSDN
- a CDS encoding folylpolyglutamate synthase/dihydrofolate synthase family protein — its product is MTYPDAIQFLYSLRWFGAKFGLANSFRLAALSGNPQQRLRFIHVAGTNGKGSTCAMLESIYRKAGLRVGLFTSPHLVAFGERIQFDRRPIPEAAIIRLVAEMRALLETEWGKTGAAEDHPTFFEVVTIMALRYFAAENCDLVIWETGLGGRLDATNIVTPLASVITNIQYDHQKWLGETLSSIGAEKAGIIKPGVPVITGAAAPEALEVIAEAARSNQAPLTVVEASAAHKPPLDTLRLSLLGEHQKMNAAVALATVRALAPVIPIAEATSRAGLERIHWPGRLQLVERDSGQRVLLDGAHNIGGAESLAAGLREYFPGAKPALILGILRDKDWAGICEILAPLAGRILLVPVHSERTAEPHGMLEVCLRANPQAPVGEYPALSAALENLAQARFVAIAGSLYLIGEAMELLHLSPVGPKNERGLNEWNLR
- a CDS encoding CTP synthase; this encodes MKYIFVTGGVVSSLGKGLTAASLGTLLENRGLKVTLQKFDPYLNVDPGTMNPYQHGEVYVLDDGAETDLDLGHYERFTNCKLTRLNNLTSGQVYQTVLNNEREGKYLGKTVQVIPHVTNEIQNRIQLLAEQTKADVVITEIGGTTGDIEGLPFLEAIREFALEVGTHNAMFVHVTYVPFIKAAGELKTKPTQQSVAKLREIGITPHILVCRCERPLDKDLRQKISLFCNVPYEAVVEEKDVDHSIYEVPLMLQRERVDDLVCHQLHLDTPVPNMAHWQEILRKIIAPQNRVRIGVVGKYIELQDAYKSVYEAIIHGGVANDCGVEIQKVDAEIIEREGADKVLKGLGGVLVPGGFGERGIEGKILAARYAREHNVPYLGLCLGMQIATIEFARNVLKLPKAHSTEFDPNTPHPVIAMLDDQTRVTKKGGTMRLGAQPCQLVVGTKAARLYGAFVVNERHRHRYEFNNTYRERFQKADFVLSGFTPDGKLVEVIELAKHPFFIASQFHPEFHSKPHQPHPLFKGFIAAAHASAHGFSWSI
- the kdsB gene encoding 3-deoxy-manno-octulosonate cytidylyltransferase; this encodes MNVVGIIPVRYGSSRFPGKPLALIAGRPLLEHVVERCRQAKTLAEVIVATDDQRIAAMAQRLCRVAMTGASHPSGTDRVAEVAAGLSCDAVVNIQGDEPLLDPAVIDGVAHALANAQMSTAATPLRNPQEYDNPNVVKVVVNAAGQALYFSRRTVPYLREAASRSVDEQLAAFPFLKHLGIYGYRRETLLRLVRMPVSPLETAEKLEQLRALENGISIAVITVEYDSVGVDVPADIIRVEQLLRARLAGVI
- a CDS encoding MBL fold metallo-hydrolase, yielding MNKPTPYRPPTVRQPLPRSFKDFTPAKHFNPRTFFHEMVWKALLTRRTGQHKRPAFPKLSRGQVALTWIGHASFLVQFTDLNILIDPNFANWLFLLKRIKRSGLRIEHLPPIDVVLLTHAHFDHFHKPTLRRLPHPKIGIMPWGVGDLAYNLGFGRVVELDWWESFSHRDLKVTLTPSKHWGARVLRDCYRGYGGFVLEHQGRRIYHAGDSAYFDGFKDIGKNTRPEIALLPIGAYHPASFRHLHMGPDEAIQVFRELRARWLIPMHYGSFRLSFEDIDEPPRWLWQLAQEQGLTKKVKILEEGVPQVF
- a CDS encoding gamma carbonic anhydrase family protein — translated: MEQLNKQLDTFLRRRPTLGQNVFIATGAVVSGDVTLGDGSSVWHNAVLRGDINRIVIGHHSNIQDNCVMHVADDYPCVVGDYVTVGHSAILHACAVGNEALIGMGSTILDGAVIGEQCIIGARALVTQGARIPAGSLVLGVPGQVVRPLSESERASLRGMAEKYVQSAAYYIEHGIMRKGAG